A region of the Gouania willdenowi chromosome 1, fGouWil2.1, whole genome shotgun sequence genome:
acaattacaaagtcaattatctgaattcaattacaattcaatcatGATTACAACAGGAATAGATTCATTTGCAATTTATaacaacataattgtaattattaatcaattacatgagtaaaattataattgaccctagcCTTAATTGCTGCTGTCAATAGTGAACATTTTATATGAAGGTTAACTTTTTGAAAATCAGGCCCAAAGTCATTGATTTTTGACAGGAACTAGAACTGCACTAACAACTCCAATTAAAACCTAAAATGTGGGCGTTTCCATCTGAATCCACCCACCTGATTGGTTGGGATCTTTAGGGCGGTGAGTCCGATGTTGACGCTGTCAATGAATTCAAAGCGCGATCGGTCGTAGAAGAGCGCGCAGCCGTCGGGGCCGTTGTTTCCCTCCACATCCAGACACAGGGACCAGGGTTTGGGACAGAAGTGACCACTGTAGCCCAGGGCGGCCAGGGCTGGCTGCAGCGTGTCGTAGTAGTGGTCCACTTCCTGTAGACACAGGATGTGAGGTCTGTACGCCAGGACCTCCTCCAGGATCAGGAGCTTCCTGTGGGACCAGCTCAGAGCCTCCAGGGGACATCGGACAAAGGAGTCCAAGCCTTCACCCAGAGCTGGAGAACAGGGCCCAGAGTTAGTGCTAATCAGAGGACACAAAGCGGATCCTAGAGGCGTCTGTTCTGCTCCGTGTTCTTACCTTGAGCCAGGATGTTCCACTGCATCACTCTGATGGCTCCGCCTCCTTGGTTCAGGTGAACAAACGTCCGTTGGAACCGAGGGGCTCCGTCCCTCAGAGCGTCCTCACAGCATTGCAGAAGCTCCATCGGATCGCATAAACATTCCTGTGGGGGTCACATGACATGTTAAAACAGGTGGGAGGGGCTTATTAACCAGGTCGCTCCGCTGACGTCGAGCACTACAAACCTGTTTCGTAGAATCCTGCTTTGGATCCACATTGCTGAAAACCTGAtccaggtctgtgtgtgtggacgaGGGGAGGGTTAGGGGGGCGGAGCTACCGAAGGTGAGAGCGCTGTACAGACGCAGGGCCCCGCCTTCCATCGGACAAACTGCTGAGAGAGAAGAGAATGCGTTAGTTCGAAGACATCAGAGTTGCACACAAGTTAGAACACAATCACACAAAGGCTTtgtttgaaatcacatactaacgtagtataaactcaatgagtatatactgtctagtatatactattagtatgattaggatgatgagagTATActtcaagtttcccaagatgcatttggaacctacgactaatatctccacctttgaaagtcctgaaaacatttgacaggctggtgtggccacaatatacatttacatcacaggTAAAGTCTGCTTCATATTCCGTCCAAATGccctagttttgtttttatttagtttttgttttcttcttgtacTTTAAGTTTTTAATAATGTGACGATGCTAAAATTAATAAGAATTATTCTTTCTTTGGACACGACTAATCCTCTAATTAACAAAGCAGTTTAAAACACTGAAACTGTAAAAACCTGGATCTCTGGATTGTGatcttattaattattaattaacatTGTGGCATCTGTTTTCAACTGGTGGGtggggacccaaaagtgggtcacggacttTTGGATGtgtaaaaatgtttgagaatCATTCTGTTATTTGATCTTTTTATCCATCTCTGTAGCAGCTCAGACCTTCCAccctcataaaacacacacactatctccaggagaacatgcaacctcTGCAGGGATCACCACCCACTCACTCATCAGCCCTTTTTTTACCAACACAATCACAGCAGGAAGAGGCTTTGCTCCTGTTGGAACCATTCTAAGCTGctatacgcacacacacacatgcacaccatCTGTTGCTGCAGCCTGCTGTGTGTTTGCACTAAAGCAGGTCAAACTAAAAATCAGGacaataaaccaaaataatgaatattgataataaataaCAGATTTTTTGGGGATCTGAACCTATTGATGTGGTTTTGAACTATAGACAGCACACCTCACTGCTGTCAGTTATGGGGCGCCCATTGAAAAAGTTGTGcacgctaaaataaacagcaactttttgcaatcCATGTTTAAAAAGGGtatgtgaattatttttttatgttacttttgaccagatttacagcaatgtttggAAAAttctttcttgtaaaaatataatgcttatgttgaatctaaatctaaatgtttaatagtCAATCTAAATGCTACATCTAAATAATACATTGAAAtccaaatgctaaatgttaaatctaaagcattgtgcttttattttggtacttgcagtgaatttgcatattagctaaatatttagtttcacccgacatttagatttaacaataacacttagatttatatttaacattagcatttatatttaacattaagatttatatttaacattagcatttatatttacattaagatttagatttaatatttaacatttagatttaaatttagcatttatatttagatttaacattaagatttagatttcatatttaacatttagatttaacgttagcatttatatttagatttaacattaagatttagatttcatatttaacattgacatatttttaagagaaaaaaatgtcacagatttcacaaatattgctgtacatctggtcaaaaataaagttaaaaaaaaaattcacatccgtttttaaacgtggtttgttgcaaaatgttgcaaAGTTGCtgggttattttttatttatttattttttcttaagtATGCGCAACTTTACAGTCGACGATTCAGATTCAAAACGTATGTTGCTGCTTTTCCACTTATCACTTGAGAATGTAAAGCTAACGATCCAATGCAACATAAAGACCGTTAACACAGTAGGAGAGAGCAAATAACAGAGAATATAACAACAACATGTATGTTACAGTAGTGAGAAAGTTAGAATACAAACATAGACTGAAATAgtcaaaaaaaagaatgaatctCTTACCCAAAGACTCCATGTCTGTGACTTTCTGGTTTCTTCAGCGAAAGGTTGCAGTTGAATGAGTGAATGTTCTCAGTgtgtagagtgtgtgtgtgtgtgtgtgtgtgtgtgtagaggtcTGAAACCAGACTCTGACTATAAAGGCTCAGGCAGAGAGAGAGGTGTATTAGAGCGACACACGTCATCAGGTTACGAGCAGGACGGAAAACAACAAGTTGTACCAACCAAACTTCTGCTTTCTgaatgtgattagaatctgatCAACACAATCTGACCTGAGGGTCACGTGATCAACAtttaatgagcaatctgagcattaacacaataaacaaagagtttgtgtgtttttattgtcattgtgggGGGgtcgttttatgtatttatattgacGTTTTATGCTTcattctgtgtgtatttgtggtcatgttttttagagtaaatttctgtatttttattttgtgtattatggttcattctgtgtgtatttgtggtcattttatgtgttttttggagtagaTTTCtgtattgttgtctttttgtgcaatttagtgtgtaattttgtttccCGTGTCTGCATTGATGTGTTTGATAACAGatataaatgttttcaaaaatcctactttttaaaattgttgtcatgataataaaatagtttaaaaagttctgttttatCATGGAATTATTGTCTATCCCAGGGGTTCTCACCTTCGGGGTCACAAGACAGAATAatattttatgaacaatttgagccgtTTTTACTGCAAACTTGCCagattttaacctgttttcatcaatttttcttgtcatatttttgctccttttaatgcatttttgctacattattcctatttctgacactttttcactttcaaaacattttcaccacttataaagaccttttcaccacttttccacctaatgttgcatatgttgacccattatcatcACTTTCAACTTCTTTTctcaatatatatttatattttggtaatttaaccatattcaccatttgtcattcccattatttgccagtttatactaattgttcctacttttttctgcctcttttaagccaatatttacactttgaaccatttttacctctttttcttttctctattttgcttcttttggccaatttgtgttgttttttaaaaaaaatcctatttcaccaccttttccacagtTTTTCCGCAGATCAGGGAATGTTTTTGCTTTGGAGTTGTAAATCTATAGAGACTCCATTTTCCGTTTTAAAATTTCCTCACTTCAGATTTTCCCATTCCGACATCAGTTTTActtgtttctgtttcatcatctttccatGTTTAGATGACATAATTTGCTGTTAAATATCCTCAAAtcaaacatgataaataggGTTATTAAGTCAACTACTCTTAttagttttatatatttatatgcttcagataaCTTATGGAAGCTGGGGGGGTTACACTAAAATCAAGCCAGATTACATTGTGGGAATCACACTCAAATTTTGCCAAAATGGCATGTACGTTTTAAATGAGAGTATGAATGAACTTTGatatatttgttcatttgatAGACTTGCTAGACATTGGGAAAATAACGTGTAAATGTGTGGGATTGTCCTAAATCATGAATGTAAGGTTTTTCTTTGActaattttcataaaataagATTATCACAAATCCAAATGGTCTGCGGCCCAGTGGTTGGGGACCACTGATCTACactgatttatatttctttgttttaatcactcattttgctattgttgttttaacttaagtgtctttgagtttcttgaaaagtgcttttaaataaaatgtatcactattattattattattcctttgtttttttattttttggttccATCTAAATGTCTACTTTTCAATCTCAACCTACGAGTTTAAGAACTTCTGAGAACTTTCAATCAGTTGACAGATGACGtacaaattgtgtttttgtcgatgtcatgtttagcttttataaCTAATCGCTTACAAAGCTTTAAACTTTCCGAATTGGCACTTCAGGAGCTGACCTTCAGAATAAAGTGTATTTATAGCCATTAGAAAATATTAAGTTAATTATTAGGTGTACTAAGTTGAATGTTGTGCTGTTTTTGATTACGTTTGGCAATGATCTGTGCAGATGTTCCAGTTGTGGATCAATCTCTTTATTTAACCCCCCATTGATTGACCGTTCCATTCATCGTTTGCTCTGTAGATAAGACAGAAGGTGAAATAACTTTTTGGATCCGTTGATGATGAACCCCGCACCACTGGAGCAGGAGTTGAGTCCACAAAGGTGGGCTATTAGTGGCCCCTGATTGGGTTGATGTGGGCTCAGCATTGTTTTTGTCTCGCTCTGTAGGTGGACACAATGTACAGAGAGAATACAACTCTGTGCTGGCCTGGGAACACCATGGGAATTAGCCTGCGAGAAAAACCATCTGGGCTTCTCTGCTGAGGATTTTGTCCCCACGTCAGAACAAATCTAACAATTTAAAGAATAATATTCTAACAAATAATCCCAATAGGAATAAACATGTTTCTTCTATTCTTCAAGACTCATGTGGAGAAATGTTGGCCTATTgttatcatccatccatccatcaatctatccatctacccatccatccattcatccgtccatccatctgtccatcatttatttatttatttatttatttattcagtttatttccaacatggttacattcactttttttttttttttttaacattttttttttcttttttgtacatgccgaaaaaggagacgagagaagcagtttgctgatccgggtcccgtcccctgttttaccatcgcaaatttacatgggtttacatgtctctctggtcaaacattcttgagttgttctaaaccgtccttttttgtgtattctcatctgtagtcagtgttgtcctctctatctttgttcgtgttggccttgttccctgccagacgttgttagcattcctccagttcaagaacagttcctctttcgaaggtgtttggaaggtttttcccttttcatccataatgtcaccactcgggaatgtctcttgttttgtctctacatcaaggttaatccagctgttgtcagctctattggcagtgttgtattttccactgttagatttaacttgtataaacacattattatatcttagttcataagcaagttAGTGATTTCATTGtacaatcatccatccatctgtccatccatccatccatctgtccatccattcatccatccatctgtccatccatccatccatccatccacccatccatctgtacatccattcattcatccatccatctgtccatccatccatttgtacatccatccatccatctgtccatccatccatccatccatccatccatccatccatctatccatctatccatctacccatccatccattcatctaccatctgtccatccatccattcatccatccatctgtccattcatccatccatccatccatccacccatccatctgtacatccattcattcatccatccatctgtccatccatccatttgtacatccatccatccatccatctgtccatccatccatccatccatctatccatctatccatctatccatccatccatccatttgtacatccatccatccatctgtccatccatccatctgtccatccaaccatctgtccatccaaccatctgtacatccattcatccatccatccatccatctgtccatccatccatctgtccatccaaccatctgtccatccaaccatctatccatccacccatccatctg
Encoded here:
- the LOC114466393 gene encoding nocturnin-like isoform X2, with product MESLVCPMEGGALRLYSALTFGSSAPLTLPSSTHTDLDQVFSNVDPKQDSTKQECLCDPMELLQCCEDALRDGAPRFQRTFVHLNQGGGAIRVMQWNILAQALGEGLDSFVRCPLEALSWSHRKLLILEEVLAYRPHILCLQEVDHYYDTLQPALAALGYSGHFCPKPWSLCLDVEGNNGPDGCALFYDRSRFEFIDSVNIGLTALKIPTNQVAVATTLRCKRTGRRVCVAATHLKARSGWEWLRSAQGLDLLVHLENLVQNQDASLIVCGDFNAVPTEEVYRDFLASPLGLESACKELSQDGSSEPDYTTWKIRSTGECCATLDYIWYSRDALRVDAVLDVPSEEEIGPDRLPSFSYPSDHLSLVCDFSFREEE
- the LOC114466393 gene encoding nocturnin-like isoform X1 encodes the protein MESLAVCPMEGGALRLYSALTFGSSAPLTLPSSTHTDLDQVFSNVDPKQDSTKQECLCDPMELLQCCEDALRDGAPRFQRTFVHLNQGGGAIRVMQWNILAQALGEGLDSFVRCPLEALSWSHRKLLILEEVLAYRPHILCLQEVDHYYDTLQPALAALGYSGHFCPKPWSLCLDVEGNNGPDGCALFYDRSRFEFIDSVNIGLTALKIPTNQVAVATTLRCKRTGRRVCVAATHLKARSGWEWLRSAQGLDLLVHLENLVQNQDASLIVCGDFNAVPTEEVYRDFLASPLGLESACKELSQDGSSEPDYTTWKIRSTGECCATLDYIWYSRDALRVDAVLDVPSEEEIGPDRLPSFSYPSDHLSLVCDFSFREEE